The following proteins are encoded in a genomic region of Methylibium petroleiphilum PM1:
- a CDS encoding DoxX family protein yields the protein MLDTVKSPLALVGRILLALMFVLAGASKLGDISGTAGYIASGGVPFASAVAVAVGLFELIAGLALVVGFQARWAALALAGFTLLASVLFHPFWSLPADQAFVQQLLFMKNVSVAGGLLLVAALGTGSIGFDGRRAGGPLARA from the coding sequence ATGCTCGACACCGTCAAGTCCCCCCTGGCCCTGGTCGGCCGCATCCTGCTGGCGCTGATGTTCGTGCTGGCCGGCGCCAGCAAGCTCGGCGACATCTCGGGCACCGCGGGCTACATCGCCAGCGGCGGCGTGCCGTTCGCCTCGGCGGTCGCGGTCGCCGTGGGCCTGTTCGAGCTGATCGCCGGCCTGGCGCTGGTGGTGGGCTTCCAGGCGCGCTGGGCGGCGCTGGCGCTGGCCGGCTTCACCCTCTTGGCCAGCGTGCTGTTCCACCCCTTCTGGTCGCTGCCGGCCGACCAGGCCTTCGTGCAGCAACTGCTGTTCATGAAGAACGTGTCGGTCGCCGGCGGCCTGCTGCTGGTGGCGGCGTTGGGGACCGGCAGCATCGGCTTCGACGGGCGCCGCGCGGGCGGGCCGCTGGCCCGCGCCTGA
- a CDS encoding DUF883 family protein, with the protein MDSTATSTPEHATRERLAHGLQQMVDEANHLLKDAQRAGSEQIGSTREKLEAQLRRARRELGRLEDEALYRGRRAARKADHAVHEHPYVAIGVAAGVGLLVGLLIARRD; encoded by the coding sequence ATGGACTCGACCGCCACTTCCACCCCCGAGCACGCCACCCGCGAACGGCTCGCGCACGGCCTGCAGCAGATGGTCGACGAGGCCAATCACCTGCTGAAGGACGCGCAGCGTGCCGGCAGCGAGCAGATCGGCAGCACCCGCGAGAAGCTCGAGGCACAACTGCGCCGCGCGCGCCGGGAGCTGGGCCGCCTGGAAGACGAGGCGCTGTACCGCGGCCGGCGCGCCGCCCGCAAGGCCGACCACGCGGTGCATGAGCACCCGTACGTGGCGATCGGCGTGGCCGCCGGCGTGGGCCTGCTGGTCGGGTTGCTGATCGCGCGGCGCGATTAG
- a CDS encoding phenylacetate--CoA ligase family protein — protein sequence MTAQHPAPPFDTWLWMQAWSETWCAGLDPAGAGQRLRAQRLARLIDATLSGSPFYRRRHPGAHELADFRPVSKAELMAHFDDWATDRRITRAAAQAFVADPACIADGWLGNYLLWTSSGTSGEPGVFVQDARSLAAYDAIDALRLRGAGPGQVSLGSWGARQRFAFVGATGGHFAGVVSMERLRRLVPAALAPEIRVLSVLEPLCDVAQALQAQQPSVLITYPSCAAALARLQEAGQLRLALKEVWTGGEQLSAEQRQQIQAAFGCPVRNNYGASEFFTIAWECAHGELHLNDDWLVLEPVDERLRPLPVGEMSHSTLLTNLANLTQPLLRYQLGDRVRRVAERCSCGSAFPLIEVQGRADDTLRLRDAQHRPVTILPLALETAIEEGAHVTQFQALCGSDGDSIELRFEASVGDARAAFTQSRRALADFLAHHGVSGTRISMSAAEPLRQRASGKLRRVVMLPAAPVRRKPPARAPARR from the coding sequence ATGACCGCGCAGCATCCCGCGCCGCCCTTCGACACGTGGCTGTGGATGCAGGCGTGGAGCGAGACCTGGTGCGCCGGGCTCGACCCGGCGGGCGCGGGGCAGCGCCTGCGCGCTCAGCGGCTGGCGCGGCTGATCGACGCCACGCTGAGCGGCTCGCCGTTCTACCGCCGGCGCCACCCCGGAGCGCACGAGCTCGCCGACTTCCGGCCGGTGAGCAAGGCCGAGCTGATGGCGCACTTCGACGACTGGGCCACCGACCGCCGCATCACCCGCGCCGCCGCACAGGCCTTCGTGGCCGACCCGGCGTGCATCGCCGACGGCTGGCTCGGCAACTATCTGCTGTGGACCAGCTCCGGCACCAGCGGCGAGCCCGGCGTGTTCGTGCAGGACGCGCGCAGCCTGGCGGCCTACGACGCGATCGACGCGCTGCGGCTGCGCGGCGCCGGGCCCGGCCAGGTCTCGCTCGGCAGCTGGGGCGCGCGCCAGCGCTTCGCCTTCGTGGGTGCCACCGGCGGCCACTTCGCCGGCGTGGTGAGCATGGAACGGCTGCGCCGTCTGGTGCCGGCCGCGCTGGCACCGGAGATCCGCGTGCTCTCGGTGCTGGAGCCGCTGTGCGACGTGGCGCAGGCGCTGCAGGCCCAGCAGCCCAGCGTGCTGATCACCTACCCGAGCTGCGCCGCCGCGCTGGCCCGGCTGCAGGAGGCCGGACAGCTGCGGCTGGCCCTGAAGGAGGTGTGGACGGGCGGCGAGCAGCTCTCGGCCGAGCAGCGCCAGCAGATCCAGGCCGCCTTCGGCTGCCCGGTGCGCAACAACTACGGCGCCTCGGAGTTCTTCACCATCGCGTGGGAGTGCGCCCACGGCGAGCTGCACCTGAACGACGACTGGCTGGTGCTGGAGCCGGTGGACGAGCGGCTGCGGCCGTTGCCGGTGGGCGAGATGTCGCACAGCACGCTGCTGACCAACCTGGCCAACCTGACGCAGCCGCTGCTGCGCTACCAGCTCGGCGACCGCGTGCGCCGCGTGGCGGAGCGCTGCAGCTGCGGCAGCGCCTTCCCGCTGATCGAGGTGCAGGGCCGCGCCGACGACACGCTGCGGTTGCGCGACGCGCAGCACCGGCCGGTGACCATCCTGCCGCTGGCGCTGGAGACCGCGATCGAGGAGGGCGCGCACGTCACGCAGTTCCAGGCGCTGTGCGGCAGCGATGGCGATTCGATCGAGCTGCGCTTCGAGGCCTCGGTGGGCGACGCGCGCGCGGCGTTCACGCAATCGCGGCGCGCGCTCGCCGACTTCCTGGCGCACCACGGCGTGAGCGGCACGCGCATCTCGATGAGCGCGGCCGAGCCGCTGCGCCAGCGCGCAAGCGGCAAGCTGCGCCGCGTGGTGATGCTGCCCGCTGCGCCGGTGCGTCGCAAGCCCCCGGCACGCGCGCCCGCTCGGCGCTGA
- a CDS encoding universal stress protein — translation MSNDLTSILVHLDDDADGCARRLHTAQRLAAAQGARLDTLYAVTPSVLQNPYAFTVETGAASLLIGAEAAQRERARNVFEQARTRAGGLPEVSWHEARGEPVGAFVRRGWASDLLVLGQHDPDAAPSGAPPDFATSVLVDSGKPALVLPYVDTGAAVGDTVLVAWKPTRESARAVTAALPLLRRARQVHLIAWDEAEDSDTRTPLEIEAFLQHHDITATLHRGVRPSAGLGEMLLSQAADLQADLLVMGCYGHGRAREWVLGGVTRTVLRSMTLPVLMVH, via the coding sequence ATGAGCAACGACCTGACATCGATCCTGGTTCATCTGGACGACGATGCCGACGGTTGCGCGCGGCGGTTGCACACGGCGCAGCGCCTGGCCGCCGCGCAAGGGGCCCGGCTCGACACGCTGTACGCGGTGACGCCGTCGGTGCTGCAGAACCCGTATGCCTTCACCGTCGAGACCGGCGCAGCCTCGCTGCTGATCGGCGCCGAGGCCGCGCAGCGCGAACGCGCACGCAACGTGTTCGAACAGGCCCGGACCCGAGCCGGCGGCCTGCCCGAGGTGAGCTGGCACGAGGCGCGCGGCGAACCGGTCGGCGCCTTCGTCCGCCGCGGCTGGGCGTCCGACCTGCTGGTGCTGGGTCAGCACGACCCCGACGCGGCCCCGAGCGGCGCACCGCCCGACTTCGCCACCTCGGTGCTGGTCGACAGCGGCAAGCCGGCGCTCGTGCTGCCGTACGTGGACACCGGTGCCGCGGTCGGCGACACCGTGCTCGTGGCGTGGAAGCCCACGCGCGAGTCGGCGCGCGCCGTCACCGCGGCGTTGCCGCTGCTGCGACGGGCACGGCAGGTGCACCTGATCGCTTGGGACGAGGCGGAAGACAGCGATACGCGCACGCCGCTGGAGATCGAAGCCTTCCTGCAGCACCACGACATCACGGCCACGCTGCACCGAGGCGTGCGGCCGAGCGCCGGGCTGGGCGAAATGCTGCTGTCGCAGGCGGCCGATCTGCAGGCCGACCTGCTGGTGATGGGCTGCTACGGTCACGGCCGCGCGCGGGAGTGGGTGCTGGGCGGCGTGACGCGCACCGTGCTGCGCTCGATGACGCTGCCGGTGCTGATGGTGCACTGA
- a CDS encoding formate/nitrite transporter family protein, translating into MSDLFGLDAYAPKEIAARVSEIGVAKTRLPRLTLALLGVLAGAYIGLGAMLSTLVASDATLGFAVSRLLGGLVFSLGLMLVVVAGAELFTGNNLLVMAWAGGRIGSAELLRHWALVGAANAVGAAGLALLVWLSGHGALQQGEVGRSVVRIATAKAQLPLAEAFFRGVLCNVLVCMAVWMALAGRSVTDKLLAIAFPVTAFVAAGFEHSIANLYFFPLALLLGAPLAAGDIAGNLLAVIAGNLVGGGVLVALVYWVIYLRPASRD; encoded by the coding sequence ATGAGCGACCTGTTCGGACTCGACGCCTACGCGCCGAAGGAGATCGCCGCGCGCGTGAGCGAGATCGGCGTCGCCAAGACGCGGCTGCCGCGGCTGACGCTTGCGCTGCTGGGCGTGCTGGCCGGGGCCTACATCGGCCTGGGCGCCATGCTGTCCACGCTGGTGGCGAGCGATGCCACGCTGGGCTTCGCGGTGTCGCGTTTGCTGGGTGGGCTGGTGTTCTCGCTCGGCCTGATGCTGGTGGTGGTGGCCGGTGCCGAACTGTTCACCGGCAACAACCTGCTCGTGATGGCCTGGGCCGGTGGGCGCATCGGCAGCGCCGAGCTGCTGCGCCACTGGGCGCTGGTGGGCGCGGCCAATGCGGTGGGTGCGGCCGGTCTGGCGTTGCTGGTGTGGCTGTCGGGGCACGGTGCGCTGCAGCAGGGCGAGGTGGGCCGCAGCGTGGTCCGCATCGCGACCGCGAAGGCTCAGCTGCCGCTGGCCGAGGCCTTCTTCCGCGGGGTGTTGTGCAACGTGCTGGTCTGCATGGCGGTGTGGATGGCGCTGGCCGGGCGCAGCGTGACCGACAAGCTGCTGGCCATCGCGTTCCCGGTCACCGCCTTCGTCGCCGCCGGCTTCGAGCACTCGATCGCCAACCTCTACTTCTTCCCGCTGGCGCTGCTGCTCGGTGCGCCGCTGGCTGCCGGCGACATCGCGGGCAACCTGCTGGCGGTGATCGCCGGCAATCTGGTCGGCGGTGGCGTGCTGGTCGCGCTGGTCTACTGGGTGATCTACCTGCGGCCGGCATCGCGCGACTGA
- a CDS encoding RNA polymerase sigma factor gives MATTDTQRAIDAVWRIESAKIVAVVARMVRDVGVAEELAQDALVAALEHWPVDGLPDKPGAWLMTTAKHRALDRLRQDALHARKQQELGADLDALQAGVVPDFVDALDAARQDDIGDDLLRLIFTACHPVLGTEARVALTLRLLGGLSTDEIARAFLAPEATIAQRIVRAKRTLSAARVPFEVPQAQERAPRLASVLEVVYLIFNEGYSATAGDDWMRPALCDEALRLGRVLAGLAPDEPEVHGLVALMEIQSSRTAARTDARGRPVLLLDQDRTRWDPLLIRRGLAALERATALGGLRGPYALQAALAACHARAAKAADTDWPLIVALYDALAQVAPSPVVELNRAVAVGMAFGPTAGLEIVDTVASSPALAGYPWLPSVRGDLLAKLGRHDEARAEFERAAALTRNGRERELLLERAAQSRDAGRR, from the coding sequence GTGGCGACGACCGACACGCAGCGCGCGATCGATGCCGTCTGGCGCATCGAATCGGCGAAGATCGTCGCCGTGGTCGCGCGCATGGTGCGCGACGTCGGCGTGGCCGAGGAGCTGGCGCAGGATGCGCTGGTCGCCGCGCTCGAGCACTGGCCCGTCGACGGCCTGCCCGACAAGCCCGGGGCCTGGCTGATGACCACCGCCAAGCACCGCGCGCTCGACCGGCTGCGGCAGGACGCGCTGCACGCGCGCAAGCAGCAGGAGCTCGGCGCCGACCTCGACGCGCTGCAGGCGGGCGTGGTGCCGGACTTCGTGGACGCGCTCGACGCGGCACGCCAGGACGACATCGGCGACGACCTGCTGCGCCTGATCTTCACCGCCTGCCATCCGGTGCTCGGCACCGAGGCGCGCGTGGCCCTCACACTGCGCCTGCTGGGCGGGCTGAGCACCGACGAGATCGCGCGCGCCTTCCTGGCGCCGGAGGCGACGATCGCGCAGCGCATCGTGCGCGCCAAGCGCACGCTGAGCGCGGCCCGCGTGCCCTTCGAGGTGCCGCAGGCGCAGGAACGCGCGCCGCGCCTGGCCTCGGTGCTGGAGGTGGTCTACCTGATCTTCAACGAGGGCTACTCGGCCACCGCCGGCGACGACTGGATGCGCCCGGCGCTGTGCGACGAAGCGCTGCGCCTGGGCCGCGTGCTGGCCGGGCTGGCGCCCGACGAGCCCGAGGTGCACGGCCTGGTGGCGCTGATGGAGATCCAGTCCTCGCGCACCGCGGCCCGCACCGATGCGCGAGGGCGGCCGGTGCTGCTGCTCGACCAAGATCGCACGCGCTGGGACCCGCTGCTGATCCGCCGCGGCCTGGCCGCGCTGGAGCGCGCCACGGCGCTGGGCGGCCTGCGCGGGCCGTATGCGCTGCAGGCGGCGCTCGCGGCCTGCCATGCGCGCGCGGCGAAGGCGGCCGACACCGACTGGCCGCTGATCGTGGCGCTCTACGACGCGCTGGCCCAGGTGGCGCCGTCGCCGGTGGTCGAGCTCAACCGCGCGGTCGCGGTCGGCATGGCCTTCGGACCAACAGCGGGGCTGGAAATCGTCGACACGGTCGCATCGAGCCCGGCGCTCGCCGGCTACCCCTGGTTGCCGAGCGTGCGCGGCGACCTGCTCGCCAAGCTGGGCCGCCATGACGAGGCGCGCGCGGAGTTCGAGCGCGCCGCGGCGCTGACGCGCAATGGGCGCGAGCGCGAGCTGCTGCTGGAGCGGGCGGCTCAGTCGCGCGATGCCGGCCGCAGGTAG
- a CDS encoding VOC family protein encodes MHSQIFVNLPVKDLPRSMAFFKALGYGFDANFTNDLAACLVLAPNLYAMLLTEPFFKGFTDKPIADAKQTTEVLVCLSCESRAEVDALVAKAVAAGAAVPRAPQDHGFMYGHGYEDLDGHIWELVHMSGDPSAAGAA; translated from the coding sequence ATGCACTCACAGATCTTCGTCAACCTGCCCGTCAAGGACCTGCCGCGCTCGATGGCCTTCTTCAAGGCCCTGGGTTACGGCTTCGATGCGAACTTCACCAACGACCTCGCCGCCTGCCTGGTGCTGGCGCCGAACCTCTACGCGATGCTGCTCACCGAGCCCTTCTTCAAGGGCTTCACCGACAAGCCGATCGCCGATGCCAAGCAGACCACCGAGGTGCTGGTCTGCCTGTCGTGCGAGAGCCGCGCCGAGGTGGACGCGCTGGTCGCGAAGGCCGTGGCGGCGGGCGCCGCGGTGCCGCGCGCACCGCAGGACCACGGCTTCATGTACGGTCACGGCTACGAGGACCTCGACGGCCACATCTGGGAGCTGGTGCACATGAGCGGCGATCCCTCGGCCGCCGGCGCGGCCTGA
- a CDS encoding YciI family protein yields MRFMIMVKATSDTEAGVMPDDSLMAAMVAYHEALAQAGVLLDAAGLQPSRAGWRIRYAGGRRTVTDGPFAESKELIAGYTLIQTRSREEAMEWARRFPAPMGALADGEVEVRQLYELDELPPGAALERFRELQAPQG; encoded by the coding sequence ATGCGATTCATGATCATGGTGAAGGCCACGTCCGACACCGAGGCGGGCGTGATGCCCGACGACAGCCTGATGGCCGCGATGGTGGCCTACCACGAGGCGCTGGCGCAGGCCGGCGTGCTGCTCGACGCCGCCGGCCTGCAGCCCAGCCGCGCCGGATGGCGCATCCGCTACGCCGGCGGCCGGCGCACGGTGACCGACGGACCGTTCGCCGAGAGCAAGGAGCTGATCGCCGGCTACACGCTGATCCAGACCCGTTCGCGCGAGGAGGCGATGGAGTGGGCGCGCCGCTTCCCGGCGCCGATGGGCGCGCTGGCCGATGGCGAGGTGGAGGTGCGGCAGCTCTACGAGCTCGACGAGCTCCCGCCCGGCGCAGCGCTGGAGCGCTTCCGCGAACTGCAGGCGCCGCAGGGCTGA
- a CDS encoding YciI family protein, giving the protein MSYMLLIVEPTGQRRERGVEAGKEAYERMLQFGAGLQARGVLEGSNSLASTREAVRLQVRDGRPQLIDGPFAEAKEMVGGYFLLNVATRDEALAIAAACPAAEWCTVEVRQVGPCFESAI; this is encoded by the coding sequence ATGTCCTACATGCTGCTGATCGTCGAACCGACCGGCCAGCGCCGCGAGCGCGGTGTCGAGGCCGGCAAGGAAGCCTATGAACGCATGCTGCAGTTCGGCGCCGGGCTGCAGGCGCGCGGGGTGCTGGAAGGCAGCAACTCGCTGGCCTCCACCCGCGAGGCCGTGCGGCTGCAGGTGCGTGACGGCCGCCCTCAGCTCATCGACGGCCCGTTCGCCGAGGCCAAGGAAATGGTCGGCGGCTACTTCCTGCTGAACGTGGCCACGCGCGACGAGGCGCTGGCGATCGCCGCCGCCTGCCCGGCGGCCGAGTGGTGCACGGTGGAGGTGCGGCAGGTCGGGCCGTGCTTCGAGTCGGCGATCTGA
- a CDS encoding family 2A encapsulin nanocompartment cargo protein cysteine desulfurase, with product MSTSDALSGPVAAAQPALPPGLPDPATLARLAGEFFAALPGDGGAHGGVPVPAQPTPPGLSLPGVLTGGPATPNVLPLGAAAPGANLVPSSPQHAAAHGASAPALVPHAAAPNGLPEHVATLPPTLDGRLGSHALGVPQVVPAASPLVGLPSHPSAGGAPAATDTPSPYYFLSHATSGPGASEARIAPLGSAPTGLPQEADLRSLLRSDAPSSGSAPAASPGAFYFLDAQRHPGPHGSHAGAVPNAAASAHPPFDVHAIRRDFPILQERVNGRPLVWFDNAATTHKPQSVIDRIAHFYAHENSNIHRAAHELAARATDAYEGARETVRRFIGASSVEEIVFVRGTTEAINLVAKSWGAQNIGAGDEIVVSHLEHHANIVPWQQLAAEKGAKLRVIPVDDSGQVRLDEYRKLLNDRTKIVSVTQVSNALGTVVPVKEIVELAHRAGAKALVDGAQSVSHLRVNVQALDADFFVFSGHKIFGPTGIGVVYGKREVLEDMPPWQGGGNMIADVTFEKTVYHGPPTRFEAGTGNIADAVGLGAALDYVERVGIENIARYEHDLLDYATHALRPIAGVRLVGTARDKASVLSFVLDGYTTDEVGKALNEEGIAVRTGHHCAQPILRRFGLEATVRPSLAFYNTCEEVDRFIAVVRRLSGARRVPAR from the coding sequence ATGTCCACGTCCGATGCCCTGAGCGGCCCGGTCGCGGCGGCGCAGCCCGCGTTGCCGCCCGGCCTGCCCGATCCCGCCACGCTCGCGCGTCTGGCGGGCGAATTCTTCGCCGCGCTGCCCGGCGACGGCGGCGCCCACGGCGGCGTGCCGGTGCCGGCACAGCCCACCCCGCCCGGCCTGTCGCTGCCCGGTGTGCTGACCGGCGGTCCGGCCACGCCCAACGTGCTGCCGCTCGGGGCCGCGGCGCCCGGCGCCAACCTCGTGCCCAGCTCGCCCCAGCACGCCGCGGCGCACGGTGCGTCGGCCCCGGCGCTGGTGCCGCATGCGGCCGCGCCGAACGGGCTGCCCGAGCACGTGGCCACCCTCCCGCCGACGCTCGATGGCCGCCTCGGCAGCCACGCCCTCGGCGTGCCGCAGGTCGTGCCGGCCGCATCGCCGCTGGTCGGGCTGCCGTCGCACCCGTCGGCCGGCGGCGCACCCGCGGCAACCGACACGCCATCGCCCTACTACTTCCTGTCGCACGCCACGTCCGGACCGGGCGCGAGCGAGGCGCGCATCGCGCCGCTCGGCAGTGCACCGACCGGGCTACCGCAGGAGGCCGACCTGCGCTCGCTGCTGCGCAGCGACGCGCCGTCGTCCGGCAGCGCCCCCGCGGCGTCGCCCGGCGCCTTCTACTTCCTCGACGCGCAGCGCCATCCCGGGCCGCACGGCAGCCACGCGGGCGCCGTGCCGAACGCGGCGGCCTCGGCCCATCCGCCGTTCGACGTGCACGCGATCCGGCGCGACTTCCCGATCCTGCAGGAGCGCGTCAACGGTCGCCCGCTCGTGTGGTTCGACAACGCCGCGACGACGCACAAGCCGCAGTCGGTGATCGACCGCATCGCCCATTTCTACGCGCACGAGAACTCCAACATCCACCGCGCCGCGCACGAGCTGGCGGCGCGCGCTACCGACGCCTACGAAGGCGCGCGCGAGACGGTGCGGCGCTTCATCGGCGCGAGCTCGGTGGAAGAGATCGTGTTCGTGCGCGGCACCACCGAGGCCATCAACCTGGTGGCCAAGAGCTGGGGCGCGCAGAACATCGGTGCCGGCGACGAGATCGTGGTCTCGCACCTCGAGCACCACGCCAACATCGTGCCGTGGCAGCAGCTCGCCGCCGAGAAGGGCGCGAAGCTGCGCGTGATCCCGGTCGACGACAGCGGCCAGGTGCGGCTCGACGAATACCGCAAGCTGCTGAACGACCGCACGAAGATCGTCTCGGTGACGCAGGTGTCCAACGCGCTGGGCACCGTGGTGCCGGTGAAGGAGATCGTCGAGCTGGCGCACCGCGCCGGCGCGAAGGCGCTGGTCGACGGCGCGCAGTCGGTCTCGCACCTGCGGGTGAACGTGCAGGCGCTCGACGCCGACTTCTTCGTGTTCTCCGGCCACAAGATCTTCGGTCCCACCGGCATCGGCGTGGTCTACGGCAAGCGCGAGGTGCTCGAGGACATGCCCCCGTGGCAGGGCGGCGGCAACATGATCGCCGACGTGACTTTCGAGAAGACGGTCTACCACGGGCCGCCGACGCGCTTCGAGGCCGGCACCGGCAACATCGCCGACGCGGTGGGCCTGGGCGCGGCGCTCGACTACGTGGAGCGCGTGGGCATCGAGAACATCGCGCGCTACGAGCACGACCTGCTCGACTACGCGACGCACGCGCTGCGCCCGATCGCCGGCGTACGGCTGGTGGGCACCGCGCGCGACAAGGCCAGCGTGCTGTCCTTCGTGCTCGACGGCTACACGACCGACGAGGTGGGCAAGGCGCTCAACGAGGAAGGCATCGCGGTGCGCACCGGCCACCACTGCGCCCAGCCCATCCTGCGCCGCTTCGGACTCGAGGCCACGGTGCGGCCCTCGCTGGCGTTCTACAACACCTGCGAGGAAGTGGACCGCTTCATCGCGGTGGTGCGCCGGCTGAGCGGCGCGCGGCGCGTGCCGGCACGCTGA
- a CDS encoding family 2A encapsulin nanocompartment shell protein — MAKNQPAQLALGDNAARQLANATKTTPQLSTISPRWLTHLLQWIPVEAGIYRLNQVKNPQDVLVACTQRDEAELPTTFVDYEQQPREYFLNAVSTVLDVHTRVSDLYSSPHDQIKEQLRLTIETIKERQESELINNPDYGLLASVADEQRVFPLTGAPTPDDLDELLTKVWKEPAFFLTHPLAIAAFGRECTRRGVPPPTVSLFGSQFLTWRGVPLIPSDKLPIADGKTKILLLRVGDKRQGVVGLYQPGLAGEQSPGLSVRFMGINRNAIASYLISLYCSLAVQTPDALAVLEDVEIGKYHDYPDTYK, encoded by the coding sequence ATGGCAAAGAACCAGCCGGCCCAGCTGGCCCTCGGTGACAACGCGGCGCGGCAGCTGGCCAACGCCACCAAGACCACCCCGCAGCTCTCGACCATCAGCCCGCGCTGGCTGACGCACCTGCTGCAGTGGATCCCCGTGGAGGCGGGCATCTACCGGCTCAACCAGGTCAAGAACCCGCAGGACGTGCTGGTCGCCTGCACCCAGCGCGACGAGGCCGAGCTGCCGACCACCTTCGTCGACTACGAACAGCAGCCGCGCGAGTACTTCCTCAATGCCGTCAGCACCGTGCTGGACGTGCACACCCGCGTGTCCGACCTCTACAGCAGCCCGCACGACCAGATCAAGGAGCAGCTGCGCCTCACCATCGAGACGATCAAGGAGCGCCAGGAAAGCGAGCTGATCAACAACCCCGACTACGGCCTGCTGGCGAGCGTGGCCGACGAGCAGCGCGTGTTCCCGCTGACCGGCGCTCCGACACCGGACGACCTCGACGAGCTGCTGACCAAGGTGTGGAAGGAGCCGGCCTTCTTCCTGACCCACCCGCTCGCCATCGCCGCTTTCGGCCGCGAGTGCACGCGCCGCGGTGTGCCGCCGCCGACCGTGAGCCTGTTCGGCTCGCAGTTCCTCACGTGGCGCGGTGTGCCGCTGATCCCGAGCGACAAGCTGCCGATCGCCGACGGCAAGACCAAGATCCTGCTGCTGCGCGTGGGCGACAAGCGCCAGGGCGTGGTCGGCCTGTACCAGCCGGGCCTCGCGGGCGAGCAGAGCCCGGGGCTGTCGGTGCGCTTCATGGGGATCAACCGCAACGCGATCGCGTCCTACCTGATCTCGCTGTACTGCTCGCTGGCGGTGCAGACGCCCGACGCGCTGGCTGTGCTGGAGGACGTGGAGATCGGCAAGTACCACGACTATCCGGACACCTACAAGTAA
- a CDS encoding helix-turn-helix domain-containing protein: MSSLSAHFGRVVRQHREQRRWSQELLAHRAEINRSYLGEVERGDAVPSLATMSKLATALDVRLSSLLARCEQEPQAEGAAG, from the coding sequence ATGAGCTCGCTGAGCGCCCATTTCGGTCGCGTCGTGCGGCAGCACCGTGAGCAGCGGCGCTGGTCGCAGGAGCTGCTGGCGCATCGCGCGGAGATCAACCGCAGCTACCTCGGCGAGGTCGAGCGTGGCGACGCGGTGCCCTCGCTCGCGACGATGAGCAAGCTGGCCACGGCGCTCGACGTGCGGCTGTCCAGCCTGCTGGCGCGCTGCGAGCAGGAGCCGCAGGCCGAAGGCGCCGCCGGCTAG
- the epsC gene encoding serine O-acetyltransferase EpsC translates to MGAGLSGTAAGVLPIDAAPSFDLGSVVAQLRAARERWRAGQQRPREPGGRELPSREALEEIVQGLRGALFPMRLGPPDLRQESEDYYVGHTLDTVLNALLGQLRLELRHDARQHGRPDLDSYAQALAKVRAFAAALPQIRSLLDSDVQASFRGDPAARSVDEVLLCYPGIEAMIHHRIAHRLYRLGVPLLARIVAELAHGKTGIDIHPGAEIGPGFFIDHGTGVVIGETAVIGERVRVYQAVTLGAKRFPTDEKGDLQKGLPRHPIVEDDVVVYAGATILGRITIGRGSTIGGNVWLTRSVPPGSNVTQANAHNEVSSEGRA, encoded by the coding sequence ATGGGTGCAGGATTGAGCGGCACCGCAGCGGGCGTGCTGCCGATCGACGCCGCACCGAGCTTCGACCTGGGCAGCGTGGTCGCGCAACTGCGCGCCGCGCGCGAGCGCTGGCGCGCCGGGCAACAGCGCCCGCGCGAGCCCGGTGGCCGCGAGCTGCCGTCGCGCGAAGCGCTGGAAGAGATCGTGCAGGGCCTGCGCGGCGCGCTGTTCCCGATGCGCCTGGGCCCGCCCGATCTGCGCCAGGAGAGCGAGGACTACTACGTCGGCCACACGCTCGACACGGTGCTCAACGCACTGCTCGGCCAGCTGCGGCTGGAGCTGCGCCACGACGCTCGCCAGCACGGTCGTCCCGACCTCGACAGCTACGCGCAGGCGCTCGCCAAGGTGCGCGCGTTCGCTGCCGCGCTGCCGCAGATCCGCAGCCTGCTCGACAGCGACGTGCAGGCCTCGTTCCGCGGCGACCCGGCGGCGCGCAGCGTCGACGAGGTGTTGCTGTGCTACCCCGGCATCGAAGCGATGATCCACCACCGCATCGCACACCGGCTGTACCGGCTGGGCGTGCCGCTGCTGGCGCGCATCGTCGCCGAGCTGGCGCACGGCAAGACCGGCATCGACATCCACCCCGGCGCCGAGATCGGTCCGGGCTTCTTCATCGACCACGGCACCGGCGTCGTGATCGGCGAGACCGCGGTGATCGGCGAGAGGGTGCGCGTCTACCAGGCGGTGACGCTGGGCGCCAAGCGCTTCCCGACCGACGAGAAGGGCGACCTGCAGAAGGGCCTGCCGCGCCACCCGATCGTCGAGGACGACGTGGTGGTCTACGCCGGCGCCACGATCCTCGGCCGCATCACCATCGGCCGCGGCTCCACGATCGGCGGCAACGTGTGGCTGACGCGCAGCGTGCCGCCGGGCAGCAACGTGACCCAGGCCAACGCGCATAACGAAGTGTCGAGCGAGGGCCGCGCATGA